A stretch of the Aegilops tauschii subsp. strangulata cultivar AL8/78 chromosome 4, Aet v6.0, whole genome shotgun sequence genome encodes the following:
- the LOC109733606 gene encoding uncharacterized protein isoform X1, protein MDNSSEELGLEEGKRETKTSFKAMEPIKMEQSVAKSSQVVTNIDLPAELRCFLCKSIFEHAVMIPCCQHSFCNKCIVFALAELKKCPKCSSTRCTTNDLLPNLSLRKAIKHFLDDPGPIYAPDVGSCVEEKESSCPLSIHQQEQNLLCSPSATGKDFNQLIPIVKVIEKSSSIKICLDGNKPTETASTLPREAPRNSDFQGSASSSKVYQNIAQDSGDLRTVEAKALRISSWDADGRGFTTPAIRARKGGRTCYRCGSPNHLIRYCPVASNVQSEDSALHGDPYGRPNWQGSMFHPLLPYGNMHGTPEIIPFDPGVVPVSPFGVPPYMPSFYGGMQNPYAFMGMRGMPSPMLLGVQLPLSYTGLGIHDNVKSQNAPSERGVRENDYDSNSADYHDEDGRTSQEQYQPEKSYERGYHESNTTVQKRHHKDKYCSPTHENLCYSSDVELVDQKHRKELGSYGREMRSHYTKQSTSEVHDIPNISIHDTRQMNKQHDRSASGKRDEIRAKGKSEYTENTRHQSHKENIRVDRSDDRAQI, encoded by the exons ATGGATAACTCTTCTGAAGAACTTGGTTTGGAAGAAGGAAAAAGGGAAACTAAAACAAGTTTCAAGGCTATGGAACCTATAAAGATGGAACA GAGTGTTGCTAAATCCTCTCAAGTTGTAACCAACATAGATTTGCCAGCAGAATTGAGATGCTTCCTCTGTAAAAGTATATTTGAGCACGCTGTAATGATACCGTGTTGCCAGCATAGTTTCTGCAATAAAT GCATAGTTTTTGCTTTGGCTGAGTTAAAAAAATGTCCAAAGTGTTCATCCACGAGGTGCACTACTAATGATCTGTTGCCAAATTTGTCACTTCGTAAGGCCATCAAACATTTTCTTGATGACCCAGGACCTATCTATGCACCTG ATGTAGGATCATGTGTAGAAGAAAAGGAGTCATCATGTCCATTGTCGATTCACCAACAAGAACAAAACTTGCTTTGTTCTCCATCTGCCACTGGAAAAGACTTCAATCAGCTCATACCAATTGTAAAGGTGATTGAAAAAAGCTCCAGTATTAAAATCTGTCTAGATGGAAATAAACCAACTGAAACAGCTTCAACACTCCCCCGAGAAGCACCTAGGAATTCTGATTTTCAAGGAAGTGCAAGCTCCTCAAAGGTGTACCAAAATATCGCACAAGATAGTG GTGACTTGCGTACTGTTGAAGCCAAAGCATTGAGGATAAGTTCTTGGG ATGCAGATGGAAGAGGATTTACCACACCAGCGATAAGGGCAAGAAAG GGTGGGCGAACTTGTTACAGGTGCGGGTCTCCAAATCACCTGATCAGATATTGTCCGGTTGCATCAAATGTACAATCAG AAGATAGTGCACTCCAcggagatccatatggtcgaccTAATTGGCAGGGTTCTATGTTTCACCCTCTTCTGCCATATGGTAATATGCATGGCACACCTGAGATCATTCCATTTGATCCAGGAGTTGTCCCGGTCTCACCTTTTGGAGTTCCTCCATATATGCCATCATTTTATGGAGGCATGCAGAATCCATA TGCTTTTATGGGAATGAGAGGTATGCCGTCTCCAATGCTACTGGGGGTACAACTACCCTTGTCATATACAGGATTGGGTATTCATGATAATGTTAAGAGTCAGAATGCTCCAAGTGAAAGGGGAGTGAG GGAGAATGACTATGACAGTAATTCAGCGGATTATCATGATGAGGATGGTAGAACATCACAAGAGCAATATCAACCAGAAAAGAGTTATGAAAGGGGTTACCATGAAAGTAACACAACAGTTCAAAAAAGGCACCACAAGGATAAATATTGTAGCCCTACCCATGAGAATCTGTGTTATTCATCAGATGTCGAATTAGTTGATCAGAAACATCGAAAGGAATTGGGCTCATATGGAAGAGAAATGAGGAGCCACTACACCAAGCAATCTACTTCCGAAGTGCATGACATCCCTAACATCTCTATCCACGATACTAGGCAGATGAACAAGCAGCATGATAGAAGTGCTTCAGGAAAAAGAGATGAAATTAGGGCAAAAGGCAAAAGTGAGTACACTGAAAATACTCGTCATCAAAGTCATAAAGAAAATATTCGCGTGGATAGGTCAGATGACAGGGCACAAATCTAG
- the LOC109733606 gene encoding uncharacterized protein isoform X3, whose protein sequence is MLEGIVFALAELKKCPKCSSTRCTTNDLLPNLSLRKAIKHFLDDPGPIYAPDVGSCVEEKESSCPLSIHQQEQNLLCSPSATGKDFNQLIPIVKVIEKSSSIKICLDGNKPTETASTLPREAPRNSDFQGSASSSKVYQNIAQDSGDLRTVEAKALRISSWDADGRGFTTPAIRARKGGRTCYRCGSPNHLIRYCPVASNVQSEDSALHGDPYGRPNWQGSMFHPLLPYGNMHGTPEIIPFDPGVVPVSPFGVPPYMPSFYGGMQNPYAFMGMRGMPSPMLLGVQLPLSYTGLGIHDNVKSQNAPSERGVRENDYDSNSADYHDEDGRTSQEQYQPEKSYERGYHESNTTVQKRHHKDKYCSPTHENLCYSSDVELVDQKHRKELGSYGREMRSHYTKQSTSEVHDIPNISIHDTRQMNKQHDRSASGKRDEIRAKGKSEYTENTRHQSHKENIRVDRSDDRAQI, encoded by the exons ATGCTCGAAG GCATAGTTTTTGCTTTGGCTGAGTTAAAAAAATGTCCAAAGTGTTCATCCACGAGGTGCACTACTAATGATCTGTTGCCAAATTTGTCACTTCGTAAGGCCATCAAACATTTTCTTGATGACCCAGGACCTATCTATGCACCTG ATGTAGGATCATGTGTAGAAGAAAAGGAGTCATCATGTCCATTGTCGATTCACCAACAAGAACAAAACTTGCTTTGTTCTCCATCTGCCACTGGAAAAGACTTCAATCAGCTCATACCAATTGTAAAGGTGATTGAAAAAAGCTCCAGTATTAAAATCTGTCTAGATGGAAATAAACCAACTGAAACAGCTTCAACACTCCCCCGAGAAGCACCTAGGAATTCTGATTTTCAAGGAAGTGCAAGCTCCTCAAAGGTGTACCAAAATATCGCACAAGATAGTG GTGACTTGCGTACTGTTGAAGCCAAAGCATTGAGGATAAGTTCTTGGG ATGCAGATGGAAGAGGATTTACCACACCAGCGATAAGGGCAAGAAAG GGTGGGCGAACTTGTTACAGGTGCGGGTCTCCAAATCACCTGATCAGATATTGTCCGGTTGCATCAAATGTACAATCAG AAGATAGTGCACTCCAcggagatccatatggtcgaccTAATTGGCAGGGTTCTATGTTTCACCCTCTTCTGCCATATGGTAATATGCATGGCACACCTGAGATCATTCCATTTGATCCAGGAGTTGTCCCGGTCTCACCTTTTGGAGTTCCTCCATATATGCCATCATTTTATGGAGGCATGCAGAATCCATA TGCTTTTATGGGAATGAGAGGTATGCCGTCTCCAATGCTACTGGGGGTACAACTACCCTTGTCATATACAGGATTGGGTATTCATGATAATGTTAAGAGTCAGAATGCTCCAAGTGAAAGGGGAGTGAG GGAGAATGACTATGACAGTAATTCAGCGGATTATCATGATGAGGATGGTAGAACATCACAAGAGCAATATCAACCAGAAAAGAGTTATGAAAGGGGTTACCATGAAAGTAACACAACAGTTCAAAAAAGGCACCACAAGGATAAATATTGTAGCCCTACCCATGAGAATCTGTGTTATTCATCAGATGTCGAATTAGTTGATCAGAAACATCGAAAGGAATTGGGCTCATATGGAAGAGAAATGAGGAGCCACTACACCAAGCAATCTACTTCCGAAGTGCATGACATCCCTAACATCTCTATCCACGATACTAGGCAGATGAACAAGCAGCATGATAGAAGTGCTTCAGGAAAAAGAGATGAAATTAGGGCAAAAGGCAAAAGTGAGTACACTGAAAATACTCGTCATCAAAGTCATAAAGAAAATATTCGCGTGGATAGGTCAGATGACAGGGCACAAATCTAG
- the LOC109733606 gene encoding uncharacterized protein isoform X2, translated as MDNSSEELGLEEGKRETKTSFKAMEPIKMEQSVAKSSQVVTNIDLPAELRCFLCKSIFEHAVMIPCCQHSFCNKCIVFALAELKKCPKCSSTRCTTNDLLPNLSLRKAIKHFLDDPGPIYAPDVGSCVEEKESSCPLSIHQQEQNLLCSPSATGKDFNQLIPIVKVIEKSSSIKICLDGNKPTETASTLPREAPRNSDFQGSASSSKVYQNIAQDSGDLRTVEAKALRISSWDGRGFTTPAIRARKGGRTCYRCGSPNHLIRYCPVASNVQSEDSALHGDPYGRPNWQGSMFHPLLPYGNMHGTPEIIPFDPGVVPVSPFGVPPYMPSFYGGMQNPYAFMGMRGMPSPMLLGVQLPLSYTGLGIHDNVKSQNAPSERGVRENDYDSNSADYHDEDGRTSQEQYQPEKSYERGYHESNTTVQKRHHKDKYCSPTHENLCYSSDVELVDQKHRKELGSYGREMRSHYTKQSTSEVHDIPNISIHDTRQMNKQHDRSASGKRDEIRAKGKSEYTENTRHQSHKENIRVDRSDDRAQI; from the exons ATGGATAACTCTTCTGAAGAACTTGGTTTGGAAGAAGGAAAAAGGGAAACTAAAACAAGTTTCAAGGCTATGGAACCTATAAAGATGGAACA GAGTGTTGCTAAATCCTCTCAAGTTGTAACCAACATAGATTTGCCAGCAGAATTGAGATGCTTCCTCTGTAAAAGTATATTTGAGCACGCTGTAATGATACCGTGTTGCCAGCATAGTTTCTGCAATAAAT GCATAGTTTTTGCTTTGGCTGAGTTAAAAAAATGTCCAAAGTGTTCATCCACGAGGTGCACTACTAATGATCTGTTGCCAAATTTGTCACTTCGTAAGGCCATCAAACATTTTCTTGATGACCCAGGACCTATCTATGCACCTG ATGTAGGATCATGTGTAGAAGAAAAGGAGTCATCATGTCCATTGTCGATTCACCAACAAGAACAAAACTTGCTTTGTTCTCCATCTGCCACTGGAAAAGACTTCAATCAGCTCATACCAATTGTAAAGGTGATTGAAAAAAGCTCCAGTATTAAAATCTGTCTAGATGGAAATAAACCAACTGAAACAGCTTCAACACTCCCCCGAGAAGCACCTAGGAATTCTGATTTTCAAGGAAGTGCAAGCTCCTCAAAGGTGTACCAAAATATCGCACAAGATAGTG GTGACTTGCGTACTGTTGAAGCCAAAGCATTGAGGATAAGTTCTTGGG ATGGAAGAGGATTTACCACACCAGCGATAAGGGCAAGAAAG GGTGGGCGAACTTGTTACAGGTGCGGGTCTCCAAATCACCTGATCAGATATTGTCCGGTTGCATCAAATGTACAATCAG AAGATAGTGCACTCCAcggagatccatatggtcgaccTAATTGGCAGGGTTCTATGTTTCACCCTCTTCTGCCATATGGTAATATGCATGGCACACCTGAGATCATTCCATTTGATCCAGGAGTTGTCCCGGTCTCACCTTTTGGAGTTCCTCCATATATGCCATCATTTTATGGAGGCATGCAGAATCCATA TGCTTTTATGGGAATGAGAGGTATGCCGTCTCCAATGCTACTGGGGGTACAACTACCCTTGTCATATACAGGATTGGGTATTCATGATAATGTTAAGAGTCAGAATGCTCCAAGTGAAAGGGGAGTGAG GGAGAATGACTATGACAGTAATTCAGCGGATTATCATGATGAGGATGGTAGAACATCACAAGAGCAATATCAACCAGAAAAGAGTTATGAAAGGGGTTACCATGAAAGTAACACAACAGTTCAAAAAAGGCACCACAAGGATAAATATTGTAGCCCTACCCATGAGAATCTGTGTTATTCATCAGATGTCGAATTAGTTGATCAGAAACATCGAAAGGAATTGGGCTCATATGGAAGAGAAATGAGGAGCCACTACACCAAGCAATCTACTTCCGAAGTGCATGACATCCCTAACATCTCTATCCACGATACTAGGCAGATGAACAAGCAGCATGATAGAAGTGCTTCAGGAAAAAGAGATGAAATTAGGGCAAAAGGCAAAAGTGAGTACACTGAAAATACTCGTCATCAAAGTCATAAAGAAAATATTCGCGTGGATAGGTCAGATGACAGGGCACAAATCTAG
- the LOC109733606 gene encoding uncharacterized protein isoform X4 has product MDNSSEELGLEEGKRETKTSFKAMEPIKMEQSVAKSSQVVTNIDLPAELRCFLCKSIFEHAVMIPCCQHSFCNKCIVFALAELKKCPKCSSTRCTTNDLLPNLSLRKAIKHFLDDPGPIYAPDVGSCVEEKESSCPLSIHQQEQNLLCSPSATGKDFNQLIPIVKVIEKSSSIKICLDGNKPTETASTLPREAPRNSDFQGSASSSKVYQNIAQDSGDLRTVEAKALRISSWDADGRGFTTPAIRARKGGRTCYRCGSPNHLIRYCPVASNVQSEDSALHGDPYGRPNWQGSMFHPLLPYGNMHGTPEIIPFDPGVVPVSPFGVPPYMPSFYGGMQNPYAFMGMRGRMTMTVIQRIIMMRMVEHHKSNINQKRVMKGVTMKVTQQFKKGTTRINIVALPMRICVIHQMSN; this is encoded by the exons ATGGATAACTCTTCTGAAGAACTTGGTTTGGAAGAAGGAAAAAGGGAAACTAAAACAAGTTTCAAGGCTATGGAACCTATAAAGATGGAACA GAGTGTTGCTAAATCCTCTCAAGTTGTAACCAACATAGATTTGCCAGCAGAATTGAGATGCTTCCTCTGTAAAAGTATATTTGAGCACGCTGTAATGATACCGTGTTGCCAGCATAGTTTCTGCAATAAAT GCATAGTTTTTGCTTTGGCTGAGTTAAAAAAATGTCCAAAGTGTTCATCCACGAGGTGCACTACTAATGATCTGTTGCCAAATTTGTCACTTCGTAAGGCCATCAAACATTTTCTTGATGACCCAGGACCTATCTATGCACCTG ATGTAGGATCATGTGTAGAAGAAAAGGAGTCATCATGTCCATTGTCGATTCACCAACAAGAACAAAACTTGCTTTGTTCTCCATCTGCCACTGGAAAAGACTTCAATCAGCTCATACCAATTGTAAAGGTGATTGAAAAAAGCTCCAGTATTAAAATCTGTCTAGATGGAAATAAACCAACTGAAACAGCTTCAACACTCCCCCGAGAAGCACCTAGGAATTCTGATTTTCAAGGAAGTGCAAGCTCCTCAAAGGTGTACCAAAATATCGCACAAGATAGTG GTGACTTGCGTACTGTTGAAGCCAAAGCATTGAGGATAAGTTCTTGGG ATGCAGATGGAAGAGGATTTACCACACCAGCGATAAGGGCAAGAAAG GGTGGGCGAACTTGTTACAGGTGCGGGTCTCCAAATCACCTGATCAGATATTGTCCGGTTGCATCAAATGTACAATCAG AAGATAGTGCACTCCAcggagatccatatggtcgaccTAATTGGCAGGGTTCTATGTTTCACCCTCTTCTGCCATATGGTAATATGCATGGCACACCTGAGATCATTCCATTTGATCCAGGAGTTGTCCCGGTCTCACCTTTTGGAGTTCCTCCATATATGCCATCATTTTATGGAGGCATGCAGAATCCATA TGCTTTTATGGGAATGAGAG GGAGAATGACTATGACAGTAATTCAGCGGATTATCATGATGAGGATGGTAGAACATCACAAGAGCAATATCAACCAGAAAAGAGTTATGAAAGGGGTTACCATGAAAGTAACACAACAGTTCAAAAAAGGCACCACAAGGATAAATATTGTAGCCCTACCCATGAGAATCTGTGTTATTCATCAGATGTCGAATTAG
- the LOC109733607 gene encoding uncharacterized protein — MVSGAPLSISRALSASLFGLAGGSEEARHVDPAAALREATERNAREEREAAARAEADAQAAASVQTEAQAAAAAQAKAATKAQAEADAKATVNPAGSGIPEAANLELPEPPVVEDRAPTGAAGADQTALEREVTDPVVPEAEVAQRAPGAGERGGDHPEGPEVPPANTGLVTSQAMTRARPCARARRERPQRLVETGPASLQGADIEATSSAPPGWASGAGIAVLNLAVQDVLDKFATHSATLLKARSEMVAMQTSVRDYHNLRASAFNSQN, encoded by the exons ATGGTGTCCGG GGCTCCCCTTTCCATATCGCGGGCTTTGTCCGCCTCGCTGTTCGGACTAGCAGGCGGCTCTGAGGAGGCCCGGCATGTGGACCCGGCCGCCGCCCTTCGGGAGGCGACAgagaggaacgcgcgggaggagcgggaggctgCAGCGCGAGCGGAGGCCGACGCCCAGGCCGCCGCGTCAGTGCAGACGGAGGCAcaagccgcggcggcggcgcaggcgaaGGCAGCGACTAAGGCGCAAGCGGAGGCCGACGCCAAGGCCACGGTGAACCCGGCCGGCAGCGGGATTCCGGAGGCCGCCAACTTGGAGCTGCCGGAGCCGCCGGTTGTGGAGGATCGGGCGCCGACTGGAGCAGCCGGAGCTGACCAGACGGCCCTGGAGCGGGAGGTGACCGACCCCGTCGtcccggaggcggaggtggctcAGCGCGCGCCGGGTGCTGGCGAGCGAGGTGGCGACCATCCCGAAGGGCCGGAGGTGCCGCCAGCCAACACCGGGCTGGTGACGAGCCAGGCCATGACGCGCGCTCGCCCTTGCGCCCGCGCCAGACGCGAGCGGCCTCAGAGGCTGGTGGAGACCGGGCCCGCGAGCTTGCAGGGGGCTGACATCGAAGCCACGAGCTCTGCCCCACCAGGCTGGGCGTCAGGAGCCGGCATTGCCGTCCTGAACCTCGCGGTGCAGGACGTCCTGGACAAGTTTGCCACCCACAGCGCCACCCTCCTGAAGGCGAGGAGCGAGATGGTGGCGATGCAGACGTCTGTCCGG gactaccacaacctgcGTGCgtccgccttcaactcccagaaCTAG